The Flavobacterium faecale genome has a segment encoding these proteins:
- a CDS encoding nucleotidyltransferase family protein has product MEIIDNCLSIDQVIIYGSRAKGNYREGSDIDITILGEPEKADINKLWHALDDSYIPYKFDISVYNELQSESLKEHINRVGQVFYKRKTESLK; this is encoded by the coding sequence ATGGAAATTATTGACAATTGTTTGTCGATTGACCAAGTAATTATTTATGGTTCACGTGCTAAAGGAAATTACAGAGAAGGTTCCGATATTGATATTACCATTTTAGGTGAACCTGAAAAAGCGGATATTAATAAATTATGGCACGCCTTAGATGATAGTTATATTCCATATAAATTTGATATCTCAGTTTATAATGAATTACAATCGGAAAGTTTAAAAGAACACATAAATAGGGTAGGTCAAGTTTTTTATAAAAGAAAAACGGAATCTCTGAAATAA
- a CDS encoding cytochrome c peroxidase has translation MKKYFLLLLTLAIVSCNTMPPKHTQVSQLLQENIKQLVINTKKLNDCVVSNKSTAEIQKQFSIAHQSYKEVEAFSEYYFPEVSKSINGPAIPEFEENDGKILPPQGFQVIEEMLYPQYDINNKEELIQQLDMMSGNLIRLEKIAANSELTDAHVFDALRLEMFRIITMGITGFDSPIAQQSIPDARVATQSVADYYSFYNDDKEDKTLLLFKKATAYLQSHNNYNAFDRADFIKNYANPLCEALHQKKIDLKIPNFDEVRGLKTTAATLFEKNAFDPEGFSGFPDYKTTPQKIALGKMLFNDSILSGDNTRSCASCHYEDKAFTDGLQTAKAMNGKSNLKRNTPTLKNIAYQRSFFSDSRVSYLEDQAVAVITNEDEMHGDLDQAAKEIQKTKKYDVAFKKAFPNKNINAFGIKNALASYIRSLSNYDSKFDRYMRNEIPFTAEEKQGFNLFAGKAKCASCHFIPLTNGTVPPKFDKSESEVLGVPNTAGKLDSDLGKYNLTQAIIHRNSFKTPTLRNIALTAPYMHNGVFKTLEEVVDFYNKGGGIGLGLAVPNQTLPADQLNLSEKEKKALIAFMKTLNDI, from the coding sequence ATGAAAAAATATTTTTTACTATTGCTTACCCTCGCTATTGTTTCCTGCAATACAATGCCACCCAAACATACCCAAGTAAGCCAATTACTTCAAGAGAATATCAAGCAATTGGTTATAAATACAAAAAAGCTAAACGATTGCGTTGTAAGCAATAAAAGCACAGCCGAAATTCAGAAACAATTCAGTATCGCACATCAATCGTACAAAGAAGTAGAAGCTTTTAGCGAATACTATTTTCCCGAAGTCTCTAAATCTATCAATGGACCTGCCATCCCCGAGTTTGAAGAAAATGATGGAAAGATTCTACCGCCCCAAGGTTTTCAAGTAATAGAAGAGATGCTTTATCCTCAATACGACATCAACAACAAAGAAGAGTTGATACAGCAGTTGGATATGATGTCTGGAAACTTAATACGTTTAGAAAAAATAGCCGCCAACTCCGAACTCACAGATGCTCATGTATTTGATGCCTTGCGATTAGAGATGTTCCGAATTATCACAATGGGCATCACTGGTTTCGACTCCCCTATTGCACAACAATCCATACCAGATGCTAGGGTTGCTACTCAAAGTGTAGCCGATTATTACAGCTTTTATAACGATGACAAAGAGGACAAGACCTTATTATTATTCAAAAAAGCAACCGCTTATCTACAATCACACAATAACTACAACGCTTTTGATCGCGCCGATTTTATAAAAAATTACGCCAACCCACTTTGTGAAGCCTTGCATCAAAAAAAAATAGATTTAAAGATTCCGAATTTCGACGAAGTTCGTGGACTTAAAACCACTGCGGCCACACTTTTCGAAAAAAATGCTTTTGACCCAGAAGGCTTTTCAGGCTTTCCGGATTATAAAACAACTCCTCAAAAAATTGCCTTGGGTAAAATGCTTTTCAACGATTCCATTTTATCTGGAGACAACACACGTTCTTGCGCTTCTTGCCATTATGAGGACAAAGCATTTACAGACGGACTACAAACCGCCAAAGCAATGAACGGCAAATCCAATTTAAAACGAAACACCCCTACCCTAAAAAATATCGCTTACCAACGCAGCTTCTTTTCAGATTCTCGTGTGAGCTATCTCGAAGATCAAGCCGTAGCCGTTATAACTAACGAAGACGAAATGCACGGTGACCTAGACCAAGCGGCAAAAGAGATTCAAAAAACCAAAAAATACGATGTTGCTTTCAAAAAAGCTTTCCCAAACAAAAACATCAATGCCTTCGGAATCAAAAATGCCTTAGCATCATACATCCGTTCCCTTAGTAATTATGATTCTAAATTTGACCGCTATATGAGAAATGAAATCCCTTTTACAGCCGAAGAGAAACAAGGGTTTAACCTATTTGCAGGCAAAGCAAAATGCGCCAGTTGCCATTTCATCCCATTGACCAACGGAACAGTACCTCCAAAATTTGACAAGTCAGAGAGTGAAGTTTTAGGGGTTCCCAACACGGCAGGCAAACTAGATTCCGATCTAGGAAAATACAATTTAACCCAAGCCATTATTCACCGCAACTCTTTCAAAACGCCCACCTTACGCAACATAGCGCTTACGGCGCCCTACATGCACAACGGCGTTTTCAAAACCTTAGAAGAAGTTGTAGATTTCTACAACAAAGGCGGTGGCATAGGACTTGGCTTAGCGGTACCCAACCAAACCTTGCCAGCTGATCAATTGAACCTAAGCGAAAAAGAGAAAAAAGCACTAATTGCCTTCATGAAAACCCTAAACGATATTTAG
- a CDS encoding nucleotidyltransferase substrate binding protein: MENQDIRWKQRFEHFRNAFRQLKNAKAIQKERDFSELELQGVIQAFEVSQELSWKVMKDFLEEQGKTDLFGSKNAVKEAFNVGIITDGAIWFDMIKSRNLTSHIYDENEILKILEVILNDYIAVFSDFENKMISFL, encoded by the coding sequence ATGGAAAATCAAGACATACGTTGGAAACAAAGGTTTGAACATTTTCGAAATGCCTTTAGACAATTAAAAAATGCCAAGGCCATTCAAAAAGAAAGAGATTTTTCTGAATTAGAACTTCAAGGTGTTATCCAAGCTTTTGAGGTTTCACAAGAATTGTCTTGGAAGGTGATGAAAGACTTTCTGGAGGAGCAAGGGAAAACTGATTTGTTTGGGAGTAAGAATGCTGTAAAGGAAGCTTTTAATGTCGGGATTATAACTGATGGAGCAATTTGGTTTGATATGATTAAAAGTCGAAACTTGACTTCACATATCTATGACGAGAATGAAATTTTGAAAATCCTAGAGGTGATATTAAATGATTATATAGCTGTTTTTTCAGATTTTGAAAATAAAATGATTAGTTTTTTATAA
- a CDS encoding DNA topoisomerase IV subunit B, whose protein sequence is MSDQNQYTEDNIRSLDWKEHIRMRPGMYIGKLGDGSSPDDGIYILLKEVMDNCIDEFVMGAGKTIEVSIKDKTVAVRDYGRGIPLGKVIDVVSKMNTGGKYDSLAFKKSVGLNGVGTKAVNALSNYFRVESVREEKQKAAEFSAGNLVAEEDIIDTTKRKGTKVTFIPDEAIFKNYKFRYEYVIKMLKNYCYLNAGLTIIFNGEKYFSDNGLRDLLDENIAEEDKVYPIIHLKGEDIEIAMTHSKSQYSEEYHSFVNGQNTTQGGTHLVAYREAIVKTIREFYNKNFEPSDIRKSIVSAVSIKVMEPVFESQTKTKLGSTDMGSEEGMPSVRTFVNDFVKTKLDNFLHKNPETADLLLRKILQAERERKELSGIRKLAKDRAKKSSLHNKKLRDCRVHLADIKNPRYLESTLFITEGDSASGSITKSRDVNTQAVFSLRGKPLNSYGMSKKIVYENEEFNLLQAALDIEDDMENLRYNNIVIATDADVDGMHIRLLLITFFLQFFPELIKDGHLYILQTPLFRVRNKKETIYCYSDEEKRNAIEKLKPKPEITRFKGLGEISPDEFQFFIGEDIRLEPVMLDKATSIEKLLEFYMGKNTPDRQEFIIRNLKVELDVADKE, encoded by the coding sequence ATGTCAGATCAAAATCAATATACCGAAGATAACATTCGATCACTCGACTGGAAAGAACATATCCGTATGCGTCCTGGGATGTATATTGGTAAGCTTGGAGATGGTTCATCGCCAGATGATGGTATTTATATCTTATTAAAAGAGGTGATGGATAACTGTATCGATGAATTTGTCATGGGTGCAGGAAAAACGATTGAAGTTTCGATAAAAGACAAAACCGTTGCTGTACGTGATTATGGTCGTGGAATTCCGCTTGGGAAAGTCATTGACGTAGTGTCGAAAATGAATACAGGTGGGAAGTACGATTCGCTAGCCTTTAAAAAATCGGTGGGTTTGAATGGAGTTGGTACCAAAGCGGTAAATGCTTTGTCCAATTATTTCAGAGTAGAATCGGTTCGTGAAGAGAAACAAAAAGCAGCAGAATTTTCAGCTGGTAATTTGGTTGCCGAAGAAGATATTATTGATACCACCAAACGCAAAGGAACGAAAGTTACTTTTATTCCGGACGAAGCGATTTTTAAGAATTACAAATTCAGATATGAGTATGTGATCAAAATGCTGAAAAATTACTGCTACCTAAATGCAGGTTTGACCATTATATTCAATGGCGAAAAATATTTTTCAGACAATGGTTTACGTGATTTATTAGATGAAAATATAGCGGAAGAAGACAAAGTATATCCGATTATTCACCTTAAAGGAGAAGATATTGAGATTGCGATGACACACAGCAAATCGCAGTACAGTGAAGAATACCACTCTTTTGTGAACGGACAAAATACAACGCAAGGGGGGACGCATTTGGTAGCGTACAGAGAGGCGATTGTGAAAACCATTCGTGAGTTTTATAATAAAAACTTCGAACCATCTGATATTCGTAAATCGATAGTTAGTGCTGTGAGCATAAAGGTAATGGAACCTGTGTTTGAGTCCCAGACCAAAACTAAGTTAGGTTCAACCGATATGGGTTCTGAGGAAGGGATGCCTTCGGTACGAACTTTTGTAAATGATTTTGTGAAAACAAAATTGGATAACTTTTTACATAAAAACCCAGAAACTGCTGATTTGCTATTGCGCAAAATTTTACAGGCAGAGAGAGAGCGTAAAGAACTGTCGGGTATTCGAAAACTAGCCAAAGACAGAGCCAAAAAATCGAGTTTACACAATAAGAAATTAAGAGATTGCCGTGTGCATCTTGCCGATATAAAAAATCCTCGTTACCTAGAAAGTACCTTGTTTATTACTGAGGGAGATTCGGCTTCGGGGTCGATTACCAAATCACGTGATGTGAATACGCAAGCCGTTTTTAGTTTGCGTGGTAAGCCTTTGAACTCCTACGGAATGTCAAAGAAAATTGTATACGAAAACGAAGAATTCAACTTGTTACAAGCAGCCTTGGATATCGAGGATGACATGGAGAATTTGCGTTACAACAACATTGTAATCGCAACGGATGCCGATGTCGATGGTATGCACATTCGATTGTTGTTGATTACTTTTTTCTTGCAGTTTTTTCCTGAGTTGATAAAAGACGGACATTTGTATATTTTGCAAACGCCATTATTCAGGGTTCGAAATAAAAAAGAAACGATCTACTGTTATTCTGATGAAGAGAAACGCAATGCCATAGAAAAGTTGAAGCCAAAACCAGAGATCACTCGATTTAAGGGATTGGGAGAGATTTCGCCAGATGAGTTTCAGTTTTTCATTGGAGAAGACATTCGATTAGAACCTGTAATGCTTGATAAAGCAACTTCGATCGAAAAGTTATTGGAGTTTTATATGGGTAAAAACACCCCAGACCGTCAAGAGTTCATCATCAGAAATTTGAAAGTGGAACTGGATGTTGCAGATAAAGAATAA
- a CDS encoding DNA gyrase/topoisomerase IV subunit A → MKDEEEENIIPNSDDENNAEEQSAEESQEEEIIKVDAKNFEGGHFYDNTNDDADTITKVTGMYKDWFLDYASYVILERAVPAIEDGFKPVQRRIMHSLKELDDGRYNKVANVVGHTMQYHPHGDASIGDAMVQIGQKDLLIDCQGNWGNILTGDSAAASRYIEARLSKFGLEVLYSPKITDWGVSYDGRRAEPNNLPVKFPLLLAQGAEGIAVGLSTKVLPHNFNELIDASIKILKGKPFTLYPDFLTEGIADISNYNDGLRGGRVRVRARIAQLDKNTLVISQIPFSTNTTTLIDSILKANEKGKIKVKKIEDNTAANVEILIHMYPGISPDKTIDALYAFTACETSIAPLGCVIEDNKPLFIGVSHMLKISTARTQDLLRQELEIQLEELKNKWHFSTLEKIFIREEMYIDFKLYSDREALYKYMYDRFEPFSKSFVRAINDEDLQRLTQIPMIRITRFDSDKADDLIAKLEDEMREVEHHLAHLTDFAIAYFQKLKEKYGKGRERKTELRVFDDIEATKVILRNTKLYVNKAEGFVGTSLKRDEYVTDCSDIDDVIVFMRDGTMMITKVDAKTFVGKDIIHISIFDKSDKRTIYNLIYRDGKSGPSYIKRFNVTAVTRDKAYDLTNGTKGSQILYFSHNPNGEAEVITILLRQIGSIKKLKFDIDFAKMAIKGRSSKGNIASKYPIKKIEIKEKGISTLLPRKVWYDETVQRLNVDARGELLGEFRPSDKILIIQQSGKLKVITPELTTHFESDMIVLEKWIPKKPISAIYYDGEKERYYLKRFLVETENKEEIFITEHPNSQLEIVSTDYRPLAELVFPKIKGVQKESITIDVEDFIAVKGFKALGNQLTTDKLKQVNLLESLPYDPPVEVVPEKPERKEGDDEDGDVQLDDDGQIILF, encoded by the coding sequence TTGAAAGACGAAGAAGAAGAAAATATCATCCCCAACTCAGACGACGAGAACAACGCCGAAGAGCAATCTGCGGAAGAAAGTCAAGAGGAGGAAATCATAAAAGTTGATGCCAAGAATTTTGAAGGCGGTCACTTTTATGATAATACTAATGACGATGCTGATACCATAACCAAAGTTACAGGAATGTACAAAGATTGGTTTTTGGATTATGCCTCGTATGTTATTTTGGAGCGTGCAGTTCCTGCGATTGAGGATGGGTTTAAACCTGTACAACGTCGTATCATGCACTCACTAAAAGAGCTAGATGATGGTCGTTACAATAAAGTAGCTAATGTTGTTGGGCACACCATGCAGTATCACCCACACGGGGATGCGAGTATTGGTGACGCTATGGTACAAATTGGTCAAAAAGATTTGTTGATTGACTGCCAGGGAAACTGGGGGAATATTTTGACTGGAGATAGCGCGGCTGCATCGAGATATATCGAGGCACGTTTGTCTAAATTTGGATTGGAAGTATTGTATTCACCAAAAATTACCGACTGGGGTGTTTCCTATGATGGTCGTCGTGCAGAACCGAATAACCTTCCGGTTAAATTCCCGTTGTTGCTTGCACAAGGAGCAGAAGGAATTGCGGTAGGACTTTCGACCAAAGTGTTGCCTCATAATTTTAATGAGTTAATTGATGCTTCGATTAAAATATTAAAAGGAAAACCGTTTACGCTGTATCCCGATTTTTTGACGGAAGGTATTGCAGATATTTCAAACTACAACGATGGTTTGCGCGGTGGTCGTGTACGTGTACGTGCGAGGATTGCGCAGCTAGACAAGAATACCTTGGTGATTAGCCAGATTCCGTTTTCGACCAATACGACTACCTTGATTGATAGTATCTTGAAAGCGAATGAAAAAGGTAAAATCAAGGTCAAAAAGATAGAGGACAATACGGCGGCAAATGTGGAGATTTTAATTCATATGTATCCAGGTATTTCTCCAGATAAGACTATTGATGCCTTGTATGCTTTTACGGCTTGCGAAACATCAATTGCACCTTTGGGCTGTGTGATCGAAGACAATAAACCATTGTTTATTGGAGTGTCACACATGCTAAAAATTTCGACCGCAAGAACACAGGACTTGTTGCGACAAGAACTCGAAATTCAATTGGAAGAATTAAAAAATAAATGGCATTTTTCTACGCTTGAAAAAATATTCATTCGAGAAGAAATGTATATCGATTTCAAATTGTACTCCGATAGAGAAGCGCTTTACAAATATATGTATGATCGTTTTGAACCTTTTTCGAAATCATTTGTGCGAGCAATAAATGATGAGGATTTACAGCGTTTGACGCAAATCCCAATGATTCGTATTACGCGTTTTGACTCGGATAAAGCAGATGATTTAATTGCGAAATTGGAAGACGAAATGCGTGAAGTAGAACACCACTTGGCACATTTAACCGATTTTGCTATTGCTTACTTTCAAAAATTAAAAGAGAAATACGGGAAAGGACGTGAACGTAAAACAGAATTGCGTGTTTTTGATGATATTGAGGCTACCAAAGTAATCCTTAGAAACACAAAATTGTACGTAAACAAAGCGGAAGGTTTTGTGGGAACGAGTTTGAAACGTGATGAATACGTAACCGATTGTTCCGATATTGATGACGTAATCGTTTTTATGCGTGATGGTACCATGATGATTACCAAAGTAGATGCTAAAACTTTTGTTGGGAAAGATATTATTCATATTTCTATTTTTGACAAAAGTGATAAGCGCACAATTTATAACTTGATTTATCGAGACGGTAAATCGGGACCTTCGTATATTAAGCGTTTTAATGTAACGGCCGTGACTCGTGATAAGGCATACGATTTGACAAATGGAACCAAAGGATCTCAAATTTTGTATTTTTCACACAATCCAAATGGAGAAGCTGAGGTGATAACCATACTATTGCGTCAAATAGGAAGTATTAAGAAACTGAAATTTGATATTGACTTTGCGAAAATGGCGATTAAAGGCCGTTCTTCAAAAGGAAATATTGCTAGTAAATACCCAATCAAGAAAATTGAGATTAAGGAGAAAGGAATTTCGACATTATTGCCACGTAAGGTTTGGTATGATGAAACAGTACAACGACTGAATGTGGATGCAAGAGGTGAATTGCTAGGTGAATTTAGACCAAGTGATAAGATCTTAATTATTCAGCAATCGGGGAAATTGAAAGTGATAACGCCTGAGTTGACTACGCATTTTGAATCGGATATGATTGTGTTGGAAAAATGGATTCCGAAGAAACCGATATCTGCGATTTATTATGATGGAGAAAAAGAACGTTATTATTTGAAGCGTTTCTTGGTGGAGACCGAAAATAAAGAGGAGATATTTATAACAGAACATCCTAATTCGCAACTCGAAATAGTTTCGACAGATTACAGACCCTTGGCCGAATTGGTTTTTCCGAAAATAAAAGGAGTACAAAAAGAAAGTATTACTATTGATGTGGAAGATTTTATCGCCGTTAAAGGTTTTAAAGCACTCGGAAATCAATTGACAACGGATAAGTTGAAGCAGGTAAATTTATTAGAATCTTTACCGTATGACCCACCAGTTGAGGTTGTTCCTGAAAAGCCAGAGCGCAAAGAAGGTGATGATGAAGACGGCGATGTACAGCTGGATGATGATGGTCAGATTATTTTGTTTTAA